A window from Dioscorea cayenensis subsp. rotundata cultivar TDr96_F1 chromosome 10, TDr96_F1_v2_PseudoChromosome.rev07_lg8_w22 25.fasta, whole genome shotgun sequence encodes these proteins:
- the LOC120270581 gene encoding LOW QUALITY PROTEIN: guanosine nucleotide diphosphate dissociation inhibitor 1-like (The sequence of the model RefSeq protein was modified relative to this genomic sequence to represent the inferred CDS: deleted 1 base in 1 codon), which yields MDEEYDVIVLGTGLKECILSGLLSVDGLKVLHMDRNDYYGGESTSLNLIQLWKKFRGNDKPPAHLGSSRDYNVDMIPKFMMANGILVRVLIHTDVTKYLSFKAVDGSYVFNKGKIHKVPATDMEALKSPLMGLFEKRRARKFFIYVQNYVENDPRTHEGLDLTRVTTKALIEKYGLDDNTIDFIGHALALHRDDRYLSRPALDTVKRMQLYAQSLARFQGGSPYIYPLYGLGELPQGFARLSAVYGGTYMLNKPECKVEFDEEGKACGVTSDGETARCKKVVCDPSYLPNKVKKVGKVARAIAIMSHPIPNTDESHSVQVILPQKQLGRKSDMYLFCCSYSHNVAPRGKFIAFVSTEAETDHPEMELKPGIDLLGPVDELFFDTYDRFEPVNEPSLDQCFISTSYDATTHFESTVMDVLSLYTQITGKTVDLSVDLSAASAAEE from the exons ATGGATGAAGAATACGATGTCATCGTGCTTGGCACCGGCCTCAAGGAGTGCATTCTTAGCGGCCTTCTCTCTGTTGATGGTCTCAAG GTTCTGCACATGGACAGGAATGATTACTATGGAGGGGAGTCAACTTCTCTCAACCTTATCCAG CTCTGGAAAAAGTTCAGAGGAAATGATAAGCCCCCAGCTCATCTGGGTTCCAGCAGAGATTACAATGTCGACATGATCCCCAAG TTCATGATGGCAAATGGTATCTTGGTTCGTGTACTCATCCATACAGATGTGACAAAGTACCTAAGCTTCAAAGCTGTGGATGGAAGCTATGTCTTTAACAAGGGAAAG ATTCACAAGGTTCCTGCTACTGATATGGAGGCACTAAAATCTCCACTTATGGGCTTATTTGAAAAGCGACGTGCAcgaaaatttttcatatatgtcCAAAATTATGTTGAAAATGATCCAAGAACACATGAAGGATTAGACCTAACAAGAGTGACAACAAAAGCGCTTATTGA GAAATATGGTTTGGATGATAACACAATTGATTTTATTGGGCATGCATTGGCGCTCCATAGAGATGATCGGTACTTAAGTCGACCCGCTCTAGACACCGTGAAAAGGATGCAG CTTTATGCTCAGTCTTTAGCT CGTTTCCAAGGAGGTTCGCCTTATATTTATCCTTTATATGGATTGGGAGAGCTTCCCCAG GGTTTTGCTCGCCTTAGTGCAGTTTATGGTGGAACATACATGCTGAATAAACCAGAATGCAAG GTGGAATTTGATGAGGAAGGAAAGGCTTGTGGTGTCACATCTGATGGTGAAACTGCTCGATGCAAGAAAGTTGTTTGTGATCCTTCCTACTTGCCAAACAAG GTTAAGAAGGTTGGAAAAGTAGCAAGAGCCATCGCCATCATGAGTCATCCCATTCCTAATACTGATGAGTCTCACTCAGTACAGGTTATATTACCCCAGAAACAATTGGGACGCAAGTCAGACAT GTACCTGTTCTGTTGTTCTTATTCCCATAATGTTGCACCAAGAGGGAAGTTCATAGCGTTTGTCTCAACAGAAGCTGAGACAGACCATCCCGAGATGGAACTAAAGCCAGGGATTGATCTTCTTGGTCCGGTCGATGAACTATTTTTTGACACTTATGACAGATTTGAACCTGTCAACGAGCCCAGTTTGGATCAGTGTTTCATTTCGACT AGTTATGATGCTACAACTCATTTTGAGTCGACGGTCATGGACGTGCTTTCCCTGTACACCCAGATCACCGGCAAG ACTGTTGATCTCAGCGTCGATCTGAGTGCTGCCAGTGCTGCTGAAGAATGA